GTTGGGATAGTTGTTTGTTATTTCAATGTTTATTTCAGGAGCGCAGGAACCTGCGCTCCGTCGTGCTACTCAGTTCAAGCCGATCAGTTCAGTTCAATCTGGAAATACTGTTTCGCGTTATCGAAGCAGATGTTTTTCACCATGCTGCCCAGCAGTTCGATGTCTGCCGGTGCTTCGCCCTCTTCCACCCAGCGACCAATCATCTGGCACAGAATGCGACGGAAATATTCATGACGCGTATAGGACAGGAAACTGCGGCTGTCAGTCAGCATGCCGACGAAACGGCTGAGTAAGCCGAGGTTGGCGAGCTGTGTCATCTGACGTTGCATGCCGTCTTTCTGGTCGTTAAACCACCAGCCGGAACCGAACTGCATTTTGCCCGGCATCCCTTCACCCTGGAAATTACCGACCATGGTGCCGATCACTTCGTTATCACGCGGGTTCAGGCAGTACAGAATGGTTTTTGGCAGGCCACCGGCCAGACCTTGCGCGCCCAGCAATTTGGACAGCGGCTCGGCCAGTGGCTGGTCGTTAATGGAGTCGAAACCAACGTCTGCGCCAATCAGCTGGAACATACGGGTGTTGTTATTACGCAGCGCGCCAATGTGATACTGCTGTACCCATTCACGACGTTGATATTCAGAAGCCAGATACAGCAGAACGCCGGTTTTGAACTGAGCAATTTCTTGCGCAGTTGGCGTTTCACCGCTCAGACGACGGGACAGAATGCCGTCCAGCGTCGCATCATCCGCTTCGCCGTAAACCACTACATCCAGCGCGTGGTCTGACACTTTGCAGCCGTGCGCCGCAAAGTGATCCATACGTTTTTTCAGGGCATCACGCAGATCGCTGAAACGGGTAATGGAGACATCCGCCGCGGCTTCGAGTTTCTTCATGTAATCGACGAAGGTTGCCGCTTCAATGTTGAAGGCTTTATCCGGGCGCCAGCTTGGCAGCACTTTGACATCAAAGCCGGAGTCTTGTGCCACCGCTTTATGATGTTCCAGAGAATCAATCGGGTCATCGGTAGTGCCGACCATTTTCACGTTCATCTGTTTCATGATGCCGCGGGCAGAGAATGCATCCTGCGCCAGCAATTCATTACCGCGCTCCCAGATTTCGCCCGCGGTAGACGGGGAAAGCAGTTTACCGGTGATGCCAAACGGACGGCGCAGCTCAAGGTGCGTCCAGTGGTACAGCGGGTTACCGATCGTGTGGGGAACCGTTGCAGCCCAGGCGTCAAATTTCTCGCGGTCGCTGGCATCGCCGGTACACATCCGCTCAGGCACACCGTTGGTACGCATTGCGCGCCATTTGTAGTGATCGCCTTTCAGCCAAATGTCATACAGGTTTTTGAATTTATAGTCCTGCGCAATCAGCTCAGGTGGCAAATGGCAGTGGTAGTCAAAAATTGGCTCATCTTTCGCGTAGTCGTGATACAGGCGACGTGCGAATTCTGTGTCGAGAAGGAAGTCTTCCGTTAAAAACTGCGCCATCTTAGGTTCCTCATCATGAATTCTGTAGAGTTGTCACTCAATGGTGCGAAGTTATCACACCAATTTAAGCTATCGTCCAGTACTTTTTAATGCACCAAAGCCATTAAAATGACTGATTTCATTCCAAAAAAACAAACTAATTCTCTGTAAAATAATGACTTTAGCGTCATCAGCTGCTGGTGCTTATTATCCTCACAATTAGAGTGTCATTTTGTGATGTCACTCAAACTTTAAATCTGTATGACAAGTTATTTCGTACCAAATGTGACAAAACCTAAAAAGTGCGCGCCGGCTTGCGGACATTCAACCGGGCTTCGGCCTCATTATCCTCTTCCCACGCCAGCAGGGCTTATGTAATCCATTTGCCCTTCAGGCGGCCTGCATCGGTCAATTTTTACCAGATAACAGTGTTCATTAACTGTTCACGATAAATGTGATCATTTCGTGAAGTTGTCACACCAATTACGTTTCATTTTTCAGGCTGTCATTGTTAAGCATTGACAGAAAAGTGTGAACCGGATCAATCAAAATACAGTTTTCATTGTAAAATCAAGTAAATAACCGTGAAGTTAAAAAAGTTAAGTAACCACACAATATAAATGTGGTTTTGTGATGTCATTCAAATTTTAAATCTGTATGACAAGTTATCTTTGCATCGCCCGGACAAGAGCGTCAGAGATTACCTGCCACGTCCTTTCGCTGTTTCCGGGCAAAACACTTCCCGGGTGCAGTCAGCCCCATGGCGAAGCAGTAATTCTGGTGTTCAGGACGTTCATCGGACCCTTACGCACAGATAACAATAACGCAGTGCGTAATAACACGGGCAGCTCCCAGTGAAATCATCTGGCGGCAACGTTCCCGAAAACACTTTAAGGAAAGCCAGAACCCCCACGCTTGTTCAGGTGGTGCGAAATACGCCCTGACAGCCTGATGTTGTCATCGCCGGATTATTTACTGGGAGAGAGTTAAATGGGTAAGATTAAAGGGTTACGCTGGTACATGATCGCACTCGTCACCTGCGGCACTGTATTAGGTTATTTGACACGTAACGCCATTGCGGCTGCAGCGCCAACGCTGATGAGCCAGTTAAACATCACCACACAGCAATATTCCTATATTATCGCCGCCTATTCCGCCTGCTACACCCTGATGCAGCCGGTCGCCGGTTACGTTCTCGACGTCATGGGCACCAAAGTCGGTTACGCGATGTTCGCTATTATGTGGGCCATCTTCTGTATGGCGACAGCGCTGGCAAGTAGCTGGGGTGGCCTGGCCATCGCCCGCGGTGCGGTCGGTATGGCAGAAGCGGCCATGATCCCTGCCGGCCTCAAAGCCAGCAGCGAATGGTTTCCGGCAAAAGAACGTTCTATTGCCGTCGGTTACTTCAACGTGGGTTCATCTATTGGCGGCATGATTGCGCCTCCGCTGGTCGTCTGGTGCATCGTGATGCATAGCTGGCAACTGGCCTTCATCATTACCGGCGTACTGAGCCTGATCTGGGCACTGAGCTGGCTGGTGTTCTATAAGCACCCTAAAGATCAGAAGAAACTCAGCGCTGAAGAACGCACCTACATTCTGGAAGGTCAGGAAGCACAGCATCAGACCAACAACGGCAAGAAAATGTCTGCCTGGCAGATCCTGCGTAACCGTCAGTTCTGGGGCATCGCGCTGCCACGTTTCCTGGCTGAACCCGCCTGGGGAACATTCAACGCCTGGATCCCGCTGTTCATGTTCAAAGTGTATGGTTTCAATCTGAAAGAAATCGCGATGTTTGCCTGGATGCCGATGCTGTTTGCCGACCTCGGCTGTATCCTGGGCGGCTATCTGCCACCGTTATTCCAGAAGTACTTCAAAGTTAATCTGATCGTTTCCCGTAAAATGGTTGTCACCATGGGGGCGGTTCTGATGATTGGCCCTGGCATGATCGGTTTGTTCACCAGCCCTTACGCCGCTATTGCTTTGTTATGTGTCGGTGGTTTTGCTCACCAGTCACTGTCCGGAGCGCTGATCACTCTGTCATCTGATGTGTTCGGTCGTAACGAAGTGGCTACCGCCAACGGTCTGACCGGTATGGCGGCCTGGATGGCAAGTACCATGTTTGCACTGGTGGTCGGGGCGCTGGCCGATACCATCGGTTTCAGCCCGCTGTTCGCCGCCCTTGCCGTGTTCGATCTGCTCGGCGCCATCATTATCTGGACAGTCCTGCAGAACCGTTCTGCAGTAGAACCTGTCCCGGCTCCGCTGAAAACCGCAAAAGCCTAAACGTCTGTTCGTCAGCCCGGTAACTCTCTTTACCGGGCTTTGCATTTTTCTGACATTTCTCCCATGCCTTTCTGTCCGATGCACGGTGCATCAAACTTTCGTAAAACGTATACTGGCACTTGTATAATAAGTTCACAGGTCTGTCCGACACTCATTTCTTACAGGTTTCACTACTTTAAAGAGCACTCATATGGAATCCACAGACACCAGACGCCTATATCAACAACTGGCTGCCACGCTCAAGGAACGCATCGAAACAGGCTTGTATCCGGTTGGCGAAAAGCTGCCCGCTGAACGTCTGATTTCAGATGAAATGGATGTCAGTCGCACGGTCGTGCGTGAAGCGATTATCATGCTGGAAGTTGAAGGTTATGTGGAAGTCCGTAAAGGGTCGGGAATTCATGTGATGTCAAATCAGCAGCGCCACCTTGTTGTGCCCGATTGTGGCAGCGAGTTTGGCACTGCCGGTCCGTTTGAGCTGTTACAGGCACGTCAGCTGATTGAAAGTAACATCGCTGAATTCGCCGCCACACAAGTCACCAAGCAGGACATCATGCGTCTGATGGAAATTCAGGAGCATGCCCGCCAGGAAGACCGCTTCCGCGATTCAGAATGGGATTTAAAATTCCATGTGCAGGTCGCACAGGCCACGCAAAACAGTGCGCTGGCGACCATCGTTGAGAAGATGTGGAGCCAGCGCTTGCATAACCCTTACTGGCGCAAACTGCATGAGCACATTGATGAGAAGTCCATTGAGAGCTGGTGTGAAGAACACGATCTGATTTTAAAAGCGCTGATCCGCCGTGATCCCCACGCCGCCAAACTGGCAATGTGGCAGCATCTGGAAAACACCAAACAAATGCTTTTCCGCGCGACCAGCGATGATTTCGAGTTTAACGTAGACCGTTATCTTTATTCAGAAAACCCGGTAGTTCATCTCGACCCGCCGGTACTCAATTCTAAATAAATTCCCCTTAAGGCAGGTTTATTCTCCCAACCTGCCTTTTTCGTGCCTCTGCTTTGCCCCCGCCAATCCTGTCAGGCACTGTCGAGTAGTGTCAGCCAATGTAAAACCCTTTTCCATAACGTGCTTCAGACTTAAATGATCAGTCTCAACGCGCTATATTTACCTGTCTGAGTTATTGTTATTTTGTTACAGTTAGACCACTTTTTTTACCCGTCCATGCCGAGTGAAACAGGCCCGGAGACGCGTAAATCCCCGAAAAACTCATGACCAGAAAGCCCGCCAGGGAAGAGGCGACCTTATCAGCAAAACAGGCAGCGTCGAGACAAATTCTCCGCTGATGTCTTTCGCTGACCCACTGAAAATGATGGAGTTTTACAACACCGATGGAAATTATCAGTTCGCTTATCGATGCCCTCTGGCAACAAGATTATAAAACCCTGGCTAATCCCCAATTAGTCTGGGCGTTGTATCTGATTTTATTCATGATTATTTTTCTGGAAAACGGTTTGTTGCCTGCGGCTTTTTTGCCGGGCGACAGCCTGCTGATCCTTGTTGGCGTTTTGATCGCCAAAGATGCCATGAATTTCCCTTTAACCATTTTCCTGCTGACCACCGCAGCCAGCCTCGGTTGCTGGCTGAGTTACGCCCAGGGAAAATGGCTGGGCAACACCCGGATAGTACAAAGCTGGCTGGCGCATTTACCCGTGCATTATCATGAACGTGCACACGCGCTTTTCCATAAGCACGGTCTTTCCGCCTTGTTAGTCGGCCGTTTTCTGGCCTTTGTCCGCACCCTGCTGCCAACAATTGCCGGACTTTCAGGCCTGAACAATAGCCGTTTCCAGTTTTTCAACTGGGTGAGCGGATTGTTGTGGATCCTGATCCTGACCTCGCTGGGGTATTTTCTCGGTAAAACCCCGCTGTTCCTGAAATATGAAGATCAGGTGATGAACTGCCTGATGCTGCTCCCTGTTTTGCTGCTGGTCGGCGGCCTGATCGGTTCGATTGTCGTGCTGTGGCGCAAAAAACACGCTGACCGTCAAAATAAAGGCAAGAACGCATAATGAACCGAAGATTACTCAAACGTTCATTTATCTGGCCTCTGCTGCTCATGCTGCTGGCGGCGGCGACTATGATCGGGCTGGCGGTATCACGTCTTCCGGCACCGACCAGTGCGCTGCAAATCCGTCCTGCCAGAGCGGGCGTCGCCTTACCCGATGGTTTTTATGTCTATCAGGGGCTGAGCCAGCGCGGTATTCACATCAAAAGCATTACGCCGCTCAATGATGCTTTGGTGGTACAACTCGACACCGCCTCACAACGCAAACTGGCGGAGACCGTATTGCAGGACATTTTGCCTGCCGGATTCGTTATCCAGTACTACGAACCTCAACATGCTACGACCTGGGGGGCGAAACTGGATCGTGAGCGTCTTAAGTTCGGATAAGACCATGCGCAGGATTTGTCTCATATCACCACATATTCAGCGGTAATATAATTTAGACGCTAGCATTCATAAAACTCATCAACAAATGGAATTAAGTGCACATTCGCTTAAACGTCAAAAGGAAAACCGATGATGAAAATCACTTTATCTGCCCTCACTCTTGTTCCTGCATTGCTGTTTACCACTGCCGCTTTTGCCGCACCTCAGCCGGAAAGTTGCGTGACTAAGCAACAGGAAATCCAGAAACAGATCGACGAAGCGCGGGCGCATAAAAACCAGAACCGCGTTGACGGTCTGGAGAAAGCGTTACGTGAAAATAAAGCGCACTGTACCGATGCAGGTCTGAAAGCAGAAAATCAGAAACGTGTTGAAGAGAAACGTGAAAAAGTTGCCGAACGTGAGCAAGAGTTGAAAGAGGTTCAGGCTAAAGGCGACCACGAAAAAATCATCAAGAAACAGCAAAAACTGGAAGAAGCGAAGTCTGAACTGAAAGAGGCTGAAGGCCATTAATCGCTTTTCAGACTGACAGATTTTGCCTCACGCCATAGCGGGTTTACAGCGATCTTGCCTTTTGAAACAGACAATTCGCATTTGCGATAACCCGAATATCCGCTATGTTAAAAGTTCGAATCAGTTAACGTATGGAGTGACTTACACATGGCTAGTAATACATCAGAACAACTGCGCGCTGAACTCAAGTCATTGGCGGATACTCTGGAAGAAGTTCTCCAGACCTCTACCGATAAGCCGAAAGCTGAACTCGATAAACTGCGTGGTAAAGCAGAATCTCTGCTCAAAGATACCCGCGAGCGTCTGAGTGATACAGGTGACAAGATTGCCTATCAGACCAAAGAAATCGCCGGTAAAGCTGACGATTACGTGCATGAAAAACCCTGGACGGGCGTCGGTATTGGTGCCGCGGTCGGTGTTGTGATTGGCGTTCTGTTAGCCCGCCGCTGATTATGGCTGAATCGATCAAACCTTCGCCACAAGGGCCGGGTAAGGGCCTGTTTGACATCGTGTCCCGCATTGCCACTGTGGTGGTGAGTATTGTGGAAACGCGTGTCCGGCTGGCTGTGGTTGAGCTGGAAGAGGAAAAGGCCAATATTTTCCAATTACTGCTTATGGCCGGTATTACCCTGATCTTTACTGCCTTTGGTCTTATGAGTTTGCTGGTTGTTTTATTCTGGGCCATTGACCCGGCCTATCGTCTTACGGCGATAGCAACAACGACCGGCGTGTTGCTGCTTCTGGCAGTGATCCTTGGCGCGATGACACTGGCGAAAGCCAAACGATCAACACTGCTTAGCCTCACCCGTAAGCAACTGGACGTCGATCGCGCTCTGCTGGAAAAGGATGACGAGCTATGAGCATTCCGAACCGTGCTATCGAAAAAGTCAGGTTGCTGCGCAAAATTGAGCGTCAGCGCGGCGAGCTTTCTCAGGCCGGTTCTGACTGGCTGGATGCCACCGCGAAAGTGGATCACTACTGGATAAAACTGGTGGATATGCGTAAATATCTGGTCGTAGGCTCAAGCCTGCTGGCTGTTTACGGTATCCGTCATCCCAGTGCAGTGGTTCGCTGGTCCCGGCGCGCTTTCGGTATCTGGGGAACGGTACGTCTGTTTCGCAAGACCATCGGCAACAAATAGCGTGATACCCATCCTGCAAAAAGGGCTGATTGAAAACAATCAGCCCTTTTCTTTTTGAATAACAATACGGTGGCTGTTCAATTTATTTGAACCATTCAGACAGATTTACTTGCTAACATAACTTATTCATCCGACTTATTATCTCGTCATCAACTGATGCGGTAACGGCAGGAAATATTTTCCGACCGGACCGGTAACACTTTTAGCTCAATTTGGGCGCACCACTTTCGGAGTCGAAGATGAACAAGTTACACGACACAGCTTTACTGGTTGCACGTATTCTGATGCCTATTCTGTTTATTGTTGCAGGTTGGGGCAAAATTAACGGTTACACCGCGACTGCGGGTTACATGGCTTCCATGGGCGTGCCAAGCTTCTTCCTGCCACTGACTATCTTGTTAGAGTTTGGCGGCGGTCTGGCAATCTTGTTCGGCTTCTTTACCCGTACCACCGCGCTGATCACCGCCATCTTCACTATCCTGACGGCGCTGATCTTCCACACTGATTTTGCACAGGGCGTGAACCAGATGATGTTCATGAAAAACCTGTCTATCGCGGGTGGATTCTTCGTCCTGTTTGCTTCCGGCCCTGGCGCATTCAGCATCGACCGCCTGATCAAGAAAAACTGGTAATTGCCCCGGCACCAGGGAGCAGCAACCACGCTATAATTAAATAAGACAATAAGTCAGACCTGCAGGGCGATGTGATTTATCACCTCGCCCTTTTTTATTACTTATCTGTAAATCTCCCCTAAATCATTCGGGTTGCATCAAGGCGGCTCGGAGGATGAGGGGGAAGGAGGAAAAATGGGACAACTAGTGAATGGCGTTTGGCAGGACACCTGGTACGACACCAAGTCGACCGGCGGTCATTTCAAACGTTCAGCAGCGCAGTTTCGTAACTGGATAACGCCTGATGGGACGCCGGGCGAACACGGCGTTGGCGGCTTTACCGCAGAACGCGACCGTTATCATCTGTATGTTTCGCTGGCCTGCCCGTGGGCGCACCGCACCTTACTGATGCGTACGCTGAAAGGGCTGGAAGACATTATCCCGGTGTCTGTCGTGCACCCGCTGATGCTGGAACACGGCTGGACGTTCGGCACCGATTTCCCGGCCGCGACCGGTGATGATTTGTATCATCTGAATTACGCCTATGAAATCTATCTGCGCGCGCAGAACGATTACACCGGCCGCGTCACCGTGCCAATCCTGTGGGATAAAAAGCAGCAGACCATCGTCAGCAATGAATCCGCCGATATCATCCGCATGTTCAACAGCGCGTTTGATGCCGTGGGTGCCAAAGCCGGGGATTATTATCCCGAGGCGTTGCGTTCAGAGATTGATGAGATTAATGAGTGGGTGTATCCGCAAATCAATAATGGGGTGTATAAGGCGGGTTTTGCGACATCTCAGGAAGCCTACGATGAAGCGGTTGACGGTGTTTTTGCGGCACTGGAACGTGCCGAGGAATTACTGGGCAAACATCGCTATCTGACCGGCAATCAGCTGACCGAGGCGGATCTGCGTTTGTGGACCACGCTGGTGCGTTTTGATCCCGTCTATGTCACACACTTTAAATGCGATCGCTACCGCATCAGCGACTACCCGAATCTGTACGGTTTCCTGCGCGATATCTACCAGATGCCGGGGATTCGCGACACGGTGAATTTCGCGCACATCCGTAATCACTATTTCCGCAGCCACGCGACCATCAATCCTTACGGGATTATTTCCACCGGACCGGCGCAGGATTTAGACTCTGAGCACGGCCGCGATAGCCGTTTTTGATTTCGTTCGGCTCCTTCCCCTTTCACACGGGGAAGGACACATTACTTCACGTCCCGCGTAGCCAGCAGCTTAGGGATTTCACGCAGGAACCAGGCTTTTGCCTCGCCCATGCTGTCGCGGCGCCACGCCATAATAATGTCGATTTCACGGTTATATTCCGCGCTCACCACCCGCAATCGCCCTTCCTCGATATCTTTCTCGACCATCGGATAAGGCATCGTCGCCACGCCCAATCCCGCCAGCAAGGCTTTACGCTTCTCTTCGATGGTACTGACCGTCAGACGCTGCTGTTTATCCAGCAACTGAACGGTTAATACCGGACGCTCACGGGCGGTATCCGCCACGGCAATCCCGCGGTATTTAACCCGGCTAACGTCAGACAGCGGCTCCGCTTCAAGATGGATCGGGTGATCCGGCGCGGCCACGTATATGCTGGCCAGCTTATACAGCTTGCGGCTGTTAATTTCGGTGGAAGAGCGGAAATGCATATCCGGCGCGATCACAATATCCGCCCGGCCTTGCTCGAGACGTTCCCACGCACCGGCCAGCACTTCGGTTAACAGGGACACCTGCGTATTGGCTTTCAGCGCCAGCTTTTCAATCAGCGGGAACAACTGCGCAGCGGGCGATAACGCTTCACACACGATGGTGATGTGCGTTTCCCAACCGCGGGCCAGTGCTTCGGCATCCACTGTCAGTTTATCTGCGGCTTCCAGCAATACTCGTCCACGTTCGAGCAACATCCGGCCAACATTGGTGAATTTTGTCCGATGACCTGAACGGTCAAATAACACCACATCCAGCTCTTCTTCAAGTTTCTGCATGGTGTAGCTCAATGCCGACGGGACGCGGCCCAGCTCATCGGCGGCAGCGGCGAAACTCCCCCTGCGGTCAATCGCATCCATGACCCGTAATGCTTCCAGTGTGAGTGCGCGATCCTTAGCCATTCTCTTCTCTTTCAGGAAATTTGAATATAGCGACCAGATTAACTGGCTAACAATCACACGTCCAGACGCTTACCATTTATACATCGAAATTTTTAAGAGAGGCGACCGCCATGATTACCAGCAGAACGGCAAAAGAGTGCGGTAGCGCTGACTTTGGCTGGCTCCAGGCACGGTATACATTTTCCTTCGGCCATTACTTTGATCCCAAGCTGATGGGCTACGCTTCCCTGCGCGTCCTGAATCAGGAAGTGCTGTCACCCGGCGCCAGTTTCCAGCCGCGCACGTATCCGCGCGTGGATGTGCTGAATCTGGTGTTGCAGGGTTCGGCGGAATACCGCGACAGCGAAGGCAACAGCATGCAGGTCAGCGCCGGTGAAGCAGCGTTGCTGTCGACGCAGGCGAATGTCAGTTACAGCGAACTGAACACCAGCACCACCCAGCCACTGACGCGAATGCAACTGTGGCTGGATGCCTGTCCTGAACACGAGAATCCGTTAACGCAGAAAATGGTACTGCCGGAGGCGACGCATTTCCTGCTGGCCTCACCAGACGGGGAAAAGGGCAGCCTGCAACTGCGGCAAAACGTGTGGATCCATCAACTGACACTGGCGGCGGGTGAAGCAATAACATTGCCGGTTCGTGGACCACGCGCCTATTTGCAATCAATTCACGGGCAGATTAATGCACAGGGCGCGGTCACCCACGAATCACAAAAACTGGCCTGCGGTGACGGTGCATTTATCCATCAGGAAAACAGCCTGACCGTTTCTGCCAGCACGCCATTACGGGCGCTGCTGATTGATATGCCGGTGTAGAACGTCCACTAAATCATGCAAATTGCAGGAAGGCGGCGAACGCATGAATCCCGATGAGCTTACTGAAGTAAGCGATTCGGGTGAGTAAGAGCAGCCAACGCGTCGGCAGTTTGAATGGTGACGGGGAAAAGGCGAAAGCCCGCGTAGTTAACACTACGCGGGCTTTCTGTTGACGAGGGAGTTGACCGTTAAGCCGGGTTCTGTCGTGGACAGTCATTCGTCTAGGCCAGCAATCGCTCACTGGCTCAAGCAGCCTACCCGGGTTCAGTACGGGCCGTACCATGTGAACCCCTATTTGGCC
This window of the Rahnella aceris genome carries:
- the uxaC gene encoding glucuronate isomerase, translating into MAQFLTEDFLLDTEFARRLYHDYAKDEPIFDYHCHLPPELIAQDYKFKNLYDIWLKGDHYKWRAMRTNGVPERMCTGDASDREKFDAWAATVPHTIGNPLYHWTHLELRRPFGITGKLLSPSTAGEIWERGNELLAQDAFSARGIMKQMNVKMVGTTDDPIDSLEHHKAVAQDSGFDVKVLPSWRPDKAFNIEAATFVDYMKKLEAAADVSITRFSDLRDALKKRMDHFAAHGCKVSDHALDVVVYGEADDATLDGILSRRLSGETPTAQEIAQFKTGVLLYLASEYQRREWVQQYHIGALRNNNTRMFQLIGADVGFDSINDQPLAEPLSKLLGAQGLAGGLPKTILYCLNPRDNEVIGTMVGNFQGEGMPGKMQFGSGWWFNDQKDGMQRQMTQLANLGLLSRFVGMLTDSRSFLSYTRHEYFRRILCQMIGRWVEEGEAPADIELLGSMVKNICFDNAKQYFQIELN
- a CDS encoding MFS transporter, which translates into the protein MGKIKGLRWYMIALVTCGTVLGYLTRNAIAAAAPTLMSQLNITTQQYSYIIAAYSACYTLMQPVAGYVLDVMGTKVGYAMFAIMWAIFCMATALASSWGGLAIARGAVGMAEAAMIPAGLKASSEWFPAKERSIAVGYFNVGSSIGGMIAPPLVVWCIVMHSWQLAFIITGVLSLIWALSWLVFYKHPKDQKKLSAEERTYILEGQEAQHQTNNGKKMSAWQILRNRQFWGIALPRFLAEPAWGTFNAWIPLFMFKVYGFNLKEIAMFAWMPMLFADLGCILGGYLPPLFQKYFKVNLIVSRKMVVTMGAVLMIGPGMIGLFTSPYAAIALLCVGGFAHQSLSGALITLSSDVFGRNEVATANGLTGMAAWMASTMFALVVGALADTIGFSPLFAALAVFDLLGAIIIWTVLQNRSAVEPVPAPLKTAKA
- the exuR gene encoding transcriptional regulator ExuR is translated as MESTDTRRLYQQLAATLKERIETGLYPVGEKLPAERLISDEMDVSRTVVREAIIMLEVEGYVEVRKGSGIHVMSNQQRHLVVPDCGSEFGTAGPFELLQARQLIESNIAEFAATQVTKQDIMRLMEIQEHARQEDRFRDSEWDLKFHVQVAQATQNSALATIVEKMWSQRLHNPYWRKLHEHIDEKSIESWCEEHDLILKALIRRDPHAAKLAMWQHLENTKQMLFRATSDDFEFNVDRYLYSENPVVHLDPPVLNSK
- a CDS encoding DedA family protein, with product MEIISSLIDALWQQDYKTLANPQLVWALYLILFMIIFLENGLLPAAFLPGDSLLILVGVLIAKDAMNFPLTIFLLTTAASLGCWLSYAQGKWLGNTRIVQSWLAHLPVHYHERAHALFHKHGLSALLVGRFLAFVRTLLPTIAGLSGLNNSRFQFFNWVSGLLWILILTSLGYFLGKTPLFLKYEDQVMNCLMLLPVLLLVGGLIGSIVVLWRKKHADRQNKGKNA
- the mzrA gene encoding EnvZ/OmpR regulon moderator MzrA; this translates as MNRRLLKRSFIWPLLLMLLAAATMIGLAVSRLPAPTSALQIRPARAGVALPDGFYVYQGLSQRGIHIKSITPLNDALVVQLDTASQRKLAETVLQDILPAGFVIQYYEPQHATTWGAKLDRERLKFG
- a CDS encoding DUF1090 domain-containing protein; translation: MKITLSALTLVPALLFTTAAFAAPQPESCVTKQQEIQKQIDEARAHKNQNRVDGLEKALRENKAHCTDAGLKAENQKRVEEKREKVAEREQELKEVQAKGDHEKIIKKQQKLEEAKSELKEAEGH
- a CDS encoding DUF883 family protein encodes the protein MASNTSEQLRAELKSLADTLEEVLQTSTDKPKAELDKLRGKAESLLKDTRERLSDTGDKIAYQTKEIAGKADDYVHEKPWTGVGIGAAVGVVIGVLLARR
- a CDS encoding phage holin family protein, with the translated sequence MAESIKPSPQGPGKGLFDIVSRIATVVVSIVETRVRLAVVELEEEKANIFQLLLMAGITLIFTAFGLMSLLVVLFWAIDPAYRLTAIATTTGVLLLLAVILGAMTLAKAKRSTLLSLTRKQLDVDRALLEKDDEL
- a CDS encoding YqjK-like family protein, which gives rise to MSIPNRAIEKVRLLRKIERQRGELSQAGSDWLDATAKVDHYWIKLVDMRKYLVVGSSLLAVYGIRHPSAVVRWSRRAFGIWGTVRLFRKTIGNK
- a CDS encoding DoxX family protein; amino-acid sequence: MNKLHDTALLVARILMPILFIVAGWGKINGYTATAGYMASMGVPSFFLPLTILLEFGGGLAILFGFFTRTTALITAIFTILTALIFHTDFAQGVNQMMFMKNLSIAGGFFVLFASGPGAFSIDRLIKKNW
- a CDS encoding glutathione S-transferase family protein, which produces MGQLVNGVWQDTWYDTKSTGGHFKRSAAQFRNWITPDGTPGEHGVGGFTAERDRYHLYVSLACPWAHRTLLMRTLKGLEDIIPVSVVHPLMLEHGWTFGTDFPAATGDDLYHLNYAYEIYLRAQNDYTGRVTVPILWDKKQQTIVSNESADIIRMFNSAFDAVGAKAGDYYPEALRSEIDEINEWVYPQINNGVYKAGFATSQEAYDEAVDGVFAALERAEELLGKHRYLTGNQLTEADLRLWTTLVRFDPVYVTHFKCDRYRISDYPNLYGFLRDIYQMPGIRDTVNFAHIRNHYFRSHATINPYGIISTGPAQDLDSEHGRDSRF
- a CDS encoding LysR family transcriptional regulator; this translates as MAKDRALTLEALRVMDAIDRRGSFAAAADELGRVPSALSYTMQKLEEELDVVLFDRSGHRTKFTNVGRMLLERGRVLLEAADKLTVDAEALARGWETHITIVCEALSPAAQLFPLIEKLALKANTQVSLLTEVLAGAWERLEQGRADIVIAPDMHFRSSTEINSRKLYKLASIYVAAPDHPIHLEAEPLSDVSRVKYRGIAVADTARERPVLTVQLLDKQQRLTVSTIEEKRKALLAGLGVATMPYPMVEKDIEEGRLRVVSAEYNREIDIIMAWRRDSMGEAKAWFLREIPKLLATRDVK
- a CDS encoding pirin family protein; translation: MITSRTAKECGSADFGWLQARYTFSFGHYFDPKLMGYASLRVLNQEVLSPGASFQPRTYPRVDVLNLVLQGSAEYRDSEGNSMQVSAGEAALLSTQANVSYSELNTSTTQPLTRMQLWLDACPEHENPLTQKMVLPEATHFLLASPDGEKGSLQLRQNVWIHQLTLAAGEAITLPVRGPRAYLQSIHGQINAQGAVTHESQKLACGDGAFIHQENSLTVSASTPLRALLIDMPV